A window of Candidatus Paceibacterota bacterium genomic DNA:
CTTAGCAAAAAGTATTGCAGCAGAGTATGGCAAGCATGGTATTGTGTCCGTTGCGCTCTGTCCGAATTTCATTGACGGTGAGATGACGGAGCGCACGATAAATGGACTCGCGCAGCGACGTGGCATAACTGCACAGGAAGCGAGGGAAGTCATCGAGCAAGCGAATCCACAGAAGCGCATCATTCCACCGGAGGAAGTTGCGGAAATGGTCGCCAATATTTGTACGAATAAAGTTCCATTGCTAAGTGGCACTGCGATAGTTATGGGAGGTGGAGGAGAACTATGAACAAACAAAAAACAATTGACACCCTGATTGCGTGGCTCGCAGAAAAAATTCCCGCAGGTGGCGGGATTCTTGTGCCAGTGAGCGGAGGCTCTGATAGCGCACTGAGTTTTTGGTTGAGCGCTCAGAAGTTAAAGGCACAGACGAAGGCAGTGTATATTGGCGAGAACCTGCGAAATAAAGAATGGTTTGATATGCTCGGAGCTGTCTCACTCGATACTGTTGATTTTGGGAAGAATAATCCTGAGGTGGGGAGATGGGCATATTTCCTCACACTCTGCCTCGAAGAGAATCGCGTGCTCGTCGGCTCTCGTAATCGCACCGAGATGTACTTGGGGACCTTTAGCAATGCGAGCCGCGTTTCCGCGCTGCTTCCACTTGCGGGTCTGTGGAAGAGCGAAGTGATGGAGCTCTGCAAATATGTTGGTGTGCCTGAAGATATTATTATATCGAGCAACCGTGCAGATCCTGAATGTGGACGCCCTGAAACGATGGCGGATATTTCACATGATGTCGTGGACCGATTCTTGCAGACAAAACTCGGGCTTCCTGTGGGTGAGGGACTCTGTGAACCTACCGAAGCACAGCGCGCATATCTTGAGACGGTATATATGCAGAATCGACATAAGGCGCAGCTTCCATTCATAGGTCCCGAGGCAATATAGTGCTTGAGCGAGTTGAAATCAAAAACAGCCAAGAGGCTGTTTTTGATTTAGAATACGCAATATGCGCGGGCGACACCTGCAGGCGTCGGAGTACGATAGGTGAGGTGTGGGTATATCGTAGTTTCTGTCGAAAAATAGATGGTATAGAGCGATGTCGTCGAGCAACCCGCATTTGCGTCAACCGGTGTCGGATCATAGGCATAGTAGAACGAGCCAGTGTTGATCGGATCAATCGGCAATTTGGGGATGTAGCTCTTGAGCTCATTCTCAAGAATATTCCACCCTAGTGTTGGTTCATGACTGCGCACTCGGTTGCTGCCGTCTGCGGTTGTGGTCGTTGGATACTTTGCGTTGGTGTCGAAGTAGAGTTCAAGCGCTCTTTGGAACTGGTTTATATCGCTGATACGTCGTGCGTCTCTCGACTTTGCACGTGCAGTAGATAGCGAGGCAAGTACAACGCTCGAGAGGAGAGCAATGATTGCAATAACCACAAGAAGTTCGATGAGGGTGAAGCCTTTCTGCTGTTTCATGTATAAAGTATAGCATGGAGAAGAGTGCATCTGGAAAGAAGATGGGGAAAGAAAAACAGCCGAGAGGCTGTTTATTTATTGAAACGATAGATAATGAATATACCCGTAAAGACGACTGCAGCTCCGATAAGCGTTGGGAGATTCACTTTGCTCTTAAAGAAAAGATAGCTAAATAGTGCAATGAAGATGGGGTAGGAGATTTCGATCAGGCCTGCGAGTGTTGCGCTCTTTGCAGTGATGGAATAACCAATGAAGAGTTCGGCGATAAGGAGGGAAATGATGCCTCCTGCAACATAGCCTAATAGCTGACGAGAAGAGGCAATTTGCTTTATATCCTCGACAAAATTGCCCGAGGAGAGCGATAAGATGGTTGTGATTGCAAAGACTACAAAAGAGGCGAGTGCGAGTGAGGTGAGCACCGAGATCTTCTTGTAAGCCTGCTCATTGAATACATACGTAATACCCCAGAAAGTCGATGCGCCCAGCGCGTAATATAGCCACATAAGTATATTCTAACATGGGGAAGAAAGTCGAAAGTAAAAAATGAATAATTATACAAGAGTCTAGTAATCTTATTATATTTGTGATATAACAGGACAGTTCAAATAGAATTTAAAGGCAGGAACTGCTTAGATAATTGAATATTACGGGATCGTCTAAAGGTAAGAATAGCCCTATGGGCACCAGGTATTCTTGCCCGATAGAGAGTCGCCACCGCGACCCTGATCAACTCACGCCTTCGCAGGCTCAGTCGTTCACGGGTAGGAAAGAGGCCGGCCTCCGTCCGGCTCTCCGTAAGTATTGAATTGTTTTTAAATATAGTATTACGGGATCGTCTAAAGGTAGGACAGAGGCCTTTGAAGCCTTTAATCTTGGTTCGATTCCAAGTCCCGTAGCAATGGCCAAAAAGAACGCGAAAGCGTTCTTTTTGTTTGCCATTGCTAACGGGACTTGGAATCGAACGGAGAGGGGTCGGGAGAGGAATACCTCTCCTGTGCAGGAAAGCAGGAGTCTTGTAGGCTCCGTCGAGAACCGTGGGTTCTTGAAGAGCTTTGCTGTGCGAGGCTCCTCTGGAGTGCGCACGCAAAGCGAGTGAGATATCCAAGCCCCATAGCAGTTTGAAGAAATTTCTGTTTCGGAACACGGCACATCAATGTAACACATTGATTAGTACAATTTTTACACTATGTGATACTATATGTGTATTTATGTAACTAATAATGAATTAAGTAATATGCAGCAAAAACAAGAATTCGCTTTGCGTAAACTAGAGGAAGAAATTTCCGCTAAGATCCTATCCGTTTCGCAGCAAGTCCGAACCGCAAGAACAGCTGAACAGTTTTTTGATTTGACATGCGAGCTCTATGCAGTGGTTGAAAAGATGAAAAATGAGAATCTGCTCTGGGTCGGTAATAAAACAAATTACCCAGTTCTGTTTTTGAGTGCGGTATTGAGAAATGAGACGATTCAGAGAGAGTTGATAAGGGTTACTGAGGAGGAAGAAGGAATATATGATCAAGCCATCATCTCAAATACAAATCTTGAGTCCAAGCTATTAATACGAACATCATTACTGTTAGCATTCATGCCAATAGCAGTTGGGTTAGAATCTCTAGAGGAGGTGAATATAGTTTTCTATAGAAAGGTTATAAATGATGCACTTAAGGAGGCCATCAGAAATTCGCAATCAAATATTTCTATAATTAGCGTCTGCTTTAAGATTGAAGGTATTATAAAGACAAAAGATTATTTTCATGGAACATCTTCATTACTAATAGATGTTGGCGCTTTGTTCGAAGTATTAAAACTGTCAAGAATTTTATGTGGGATATCGTCCGCGGCAATGCCAGTTACGCAAATATTGGCAGCACAGTTTTCCAAGTCAAATGAAAAAATTCTGTCATTTGAACTAAAT
This region includes:
- a CDS encoding DMT family transporter, translating into MWLYYALGASTFWGITYVFNEQAYKKISVLTSLALASFVVFAITTILSLSSGNFVEDIKQIASSRQLLGYVAGGIISLLIAELFIGYSITAKSATLAGLIEISYPIFIALFSYLFFKSKVNLPTLIGAAVVFTGIFIIYRFNK
- a CDS encoding type II secretion system protein, with protein sequence MKQQKGFTLIELLVVIAIIALLSSVVLASLSTARAKSRDARRISDINQFQRALELYFDTNAKYPTTTTADGSNRVRSHEPTLGWNILENELKSYIPKLPIDPINTGSFYYAYDPTPVDANAGCSTTSLYTIYFSTETTIYPHLTYRTPTPAGVARAYCVF